The following DNA comes from Nicotiana sylvestris chromosome 10, ASM39365v2, whole genome shotgun sequence.
aactgatatattattcgaattcaaactaatgtacataatgaactgaaatctcttctatttatagaagaaaggaagctgctctgtaagctgctactacaagctgctgtgtaagctgctactacaagctgcagtgtaagctactataagctgttgtgtaagctgttactacaagctgctgtgtaagctgctacaagctgctgtgtaagctatTGTTGTACcaaatatggataatcttctgctgagagcaatatttatccataacggagtactgaatggataagcgtattatacccggtatggataatcttctaccggggataatgtttatccataactgggtactgaaaagataagcttattatacccgatatggataaacttctactgggggtaatgtttatccataaccgggtaccgaagtgataagcttcttcaggaagcttatttccaatatagtactaaatagataaatatatttacggtggagtcccatatggataagattcttcaggaagcttatttacaacagagtactaaatgaacatccataatataatatatttataacatataTGTAATTTTGTTGTTTTTCCCATGCATTTACGTAGTCCTTAATTTGTTTGCTGGACCCCACTCTTAAAAAGACAAATCAAAACCGCAAAAAGGAAAAACCCAAAAACCCTCAAAGCCTGGTATTTTACCGATCTTTTCATTCTCTGTTCAAACTCTGGtaattatttactgattttctattCAATTTTGTGTTCAAAATCTGGTACTTTTActgattttcttttcaatttccgTTCAAAATCTAATCAAATTGAACCCAGATTTTTTCACTCAAAGGCACAAATTAATTGTATGTGATGATTTCTGAGCAATGGTGGCGTTAACGTTCAATAGGAAGCGAGGTAACGATTTCTTCTCTTCAAATTACAAAACCCAATTTTCAAGTCCTTCCAATTTCGACCACATTTCAAAAAAACCCAAACTTTCTATATATCAAACCCTAAATCCACCAAAATCAACTGTTCAAAGGTTTTTCATGTACCCGGATCCAATTAACCCGATTCGAAGACAAGTTCATGCTCCTTGCAGGCATTCAAGATTTGGGTCTAAGGGTATTTCAGCAAATTCAGCTCCTGAAACGGGTAATTTTGTATCAAGAGTGTACGATGAAGCTAAGAAAAGTGCTTTTTATAGTTTAAGGTGTTTGAAAAAAGTTAAGGAAGTGATATttattgatgatgatgatgctaaaAAGGGTGATTTAGAAGCTGGGGTTTGTAAACAAAGTGATGTTTTTTGTAATTTGGAAGGTGGGGTTTGTGAAAAAAGTGATTTTTTAGGCCAGAAGTGGAAGCAGACTAATGGGCCTCTGGAAATTTTGAATGGTGTTGATGGTCACGATTCGTTGGTAGTAACGACGGGTTTGGATGATGGAAATTTGAAGGAAGAGAGTGTAGGGAAGATGTTAGACACACTAGCGTTGAACCCCACGTCTGATTCTGCTTTCTATGTCCCTTTGTATAAGAAATTGCTTGGTTCAGTGGGGAAAATAAATGATAAGTTGAAAAGACTGCAGTTTCAGATTGGATATAATGAGAAGTGTCTCGAAACGTATAGTTTGTTGCGGCCTCAGAAGAAAGAAGAACAGGTTAAAGAGGTACTGTGATAGAATCTGCTTTATGATTTGGTTTTTAGTGTGCTTGTAGTTTAATTTCCCTATATTGATGCTTTTAACTTGCAGGATGTGATTTCAGAACCATTTGTCCCTCTCACTGAGGAGGAAGAGGTTGAGGTATCGCGTGCTTTATCCAAATCCAATCGGTATGATTTATACATATCTCATTTTGTATGAGGCTCaattctattttctatttgcaTTCTCGTCATATGTTTGTATTTGTCTTATTTTGTGCAGAAGACGGGTTTTGGTGACCCATCAAAACTCCAATATTGATATTACTGGAGAAATATTGCAATGTTTAAGACCTAGGGAATGGTTGAATGATGAGGTGATATTTTATGCTCAGTTTTCTACCCcggtttttttttggggggggggggggaggtaagATTTAACGACGCTAGAAAAAGACTTTCATCTAGTTTTAATGTCATGGATGACTTGTCCTTTGCAGGTTATCAATGTGTATCTTGAACTgttaaaagagagagagaaaagggaCCCCCAAAAGTTCTTGAAATGTCATTTCTTTAACACATTCTTTTACAAGAAGGTCAGTTCTATGATTTTCAGCTCAAAATTTCAGTTCTACAACTACTGTGTTGATATATGGGTTTGGTCTATAATAGTTATCTTAAAGTAATAGTGTGGACTTGCTGATTATCTCTGTTGTCTGCTTTATGGATGTCCAAGAACAAGATTGTAAAATAAGTTTTTTCTTTTGAAGTCATTAATATGAATAGAAGATTTCTTGTCGAAATTGTGGAAACATCAGACTATAAGATGGATTTAATACTCATGTTCATATATgtgtatatacatacatataagtTACTATTCATGTGTCTCCCTCTAACAGTGTGCTCGTAGCGAAGATACATGGCGGTTTTTTGTCTTTCTTTATAACTGACTCCTGTGCCACCCATCAAGACTCTTTATAACCTATGGTTGGCCATGGATATGCTGTTAGTACTTTTCCTGGTTTCTGCAGTTGATTTAGATGCTGTATGAATGTACTGACTAGTGCTTGCTCCAATATGCAATCTCAGCCTGCATATTGTCTGAACATATCGCTCTCTGTTTGCGTAAGCTTAGGACAAGAGTAGAGTATGAAGTTTTTGTATTCTCTATCACAGACTCCTTATCTGATCCATAACTACCATCGTCGGTAGTTCTCTCA
Coding sequences within:
- the LOC104223937 gene encoding ubiquitin-like-specific protease ESD4, with product MVALTFNRKRGNDFFSSNYKTQFSSPSNFDHISKKPKLSIYQTLNPPKSTVQRFFMYPDPINPIRRQVHAPCRHSRFGSKGISANSAPETGNFVSRVYDEAKKSAFYSLRCLKKVKEVIFIDDDDAKKGDLEAGVCKQSDVFCNLEGGVCEKSDFLGQKWKQTNGPLEILNGVDGHDSLVVTTGLDDGNLKEESVGKMLDTLALNPTSDSAFYVPLYKKLLGSVGKINDKLKRLQFQIGYNEKCLETYSLLRPQKKEEQVKEDVISEPFVPLTEEEEVEVSRALSKSNRRRVLVTHQNSNIDITGEILQCLRPREWLNDEVINVYLELLKEREKRDPQKFLKCHFFNTFFYKKLIGGRGGYNYQSVRRWTSQRKLDYCLLECDKIFVPIHKEIHWCLAVINKKDKKFQYLDSLRGRDTQVLKVLARYFVDEVKDKNGKDIDVSSWKQEFVEDLPEQKNGFDCGVFMIKNADFYSRDIGLCFNQEDMPYFRLRTAKEILRLKAD